The following is a genomic window from Brevibacterium limosum.
CCGAGGTTCGACAACGCAAGCGTGAGGACATCGATCATGTCACCGCCGAGTTCGATGTGGCGCCCACCTTGCTCGAGCGTTGGGCTGCGTGGCTCGACGACGACAGCTATTGGCCGACTTCCACGACAGTGACTCATGGCGAGGTGTATCCGGCCCACCAGCTGATGGACGGGCCGGTCAATGTGGGCATTCTCGACTGGACGACCGCGTCGATCGGCGATCCGGCCAAGGATTTCATGTTCCACTGCGCCACCGTCTCTGCTTCGGCATTCGAGGCGACGACGGCGCGATATGTGGCAGACGGCGGTCGGGTCTGGCCCCGATTCGCCGAGCACTGCGCCGAGCTCTACTCGACTTCTCCTGTCGAGTTGGGGCTCTTCGCACTGCAGACGGGAGAGCCAGAGCATCTGGCTGCGGCCAGAGCCCAACTGAATCCGAACGTCTGAACCGACTTCATCATCTGCCCGATGAGCAGAAGACTTTCCTCGACCACAGTTCAGGGCCCCTTGCTTCGTGGCTCACGTCATCGAATCATTTGCACGCATCATTGACCGTTATGATTTTCAACTACTTCCTGCCTGGCAATTGTCTGTGATGTTCCATCACTGCTGTTCTGCCGCAGCACTGGATGCCGGGTATTTGAAAAGCCGAAACCGCATATAAAAGACCTGAGGGGCCAGCGTTTCAATTCGCTGACCCCTCAGGTCTGTTCGGAAGTTACCGGCTTTCGAATGAGCCTCTCACTTCTCCGCTGCTTCGTATGCTTCGACGATCTCCAGCGGGATCCGTCCACGATCACCGAGCTGGTATCCGTTGCTCTGAGCC
Proteins encoded in this region:
- a CDS encoding macrolide 2'-phosphotransferase, giving the protein MPTDHSTILELARAHGLDIIADSIVVNELGLDFQVALAEAVDGRSWVLRIPRRSDVATRAAVEGRFLTAIAPRLSIAVPDWQIHSENLIAYPLLPGHPGLTIDDDGQPRWHFDVESPEYAESLGSVLAELHTVDPAAVRGSGIPELSPTEVRQRKREDIDHVTAEFDVAPTLLERWAAWLDDDSYWPTSTTVTHGEVYPAHQLMDGPVNVGILDWTTASIGDPAKDFMFHCATVSASAFEATTARYVADGGRVWPRFAEHCAELYSTSPVELGLFALQTGEPEHLAAARAQLNPNV